Proteins from a single region of Megachile rotundata isolate GNS110a chromosome 7, iyMegRotu1, whole genome shotgun sequence:
- the LOC100875874 gene encoding protein FAM89A isoform X2 has translation MSSLQGLPPLPRSLSGFNLTGGRSEGCEPPPPPTRSSSKTQRGGKASIQSSSRPSPPARQLTTLDTQLAILRREMFGLRQLDLSLLSQLWSLNESIQEFRQLLQEQEDRAPSPSPSSEEGDDTSYGTHPPPPPRRPAPGIHLHRPPRPPRPPRPPPSDESPSSEEYGAV, from the exons ATGTCTTCCTTGCAAGGTCTACCCCCGTTACCGAGAAGTCTCAGCGGATTCAATTTGACCGGTGGTCGAAGCGAGGGATGCGAACCACCGCCACCGCCTACCAGATCCTCCAGTAAAACGCAAAGAGGCGGTAAAGCTTCGATCCAGTCATCCTCCAGGCCATCGCCACCTGCTAGACAGCTCACCACGCTGGATACTCAACTGGCCATACTCAGGAGAGAAATG TTCGGACTACGACAACTGGATCTTTCGTTGCTGTCGCAACTTTGGTCCTTGAACGAGTCTATTCAAGAATTTCGGCAACTGCTGCAAGAACAAGAGGACAGGGCGCCATCTCCTTCGCCCAGCAGCGAAGAAGGAGACGACACTTCGTACGGGACCCATCCTCCGCCTCCACCGAGAAGACCAGCTCCCGGTATACACCTTCACAGACCACCTAGGCCACCGAGACCACCTAGACCGCCTCCCAGCGACGAGTCACCCTCCAGCGAGGAATACGGAGCCGTTTGA